One stretch of Chryseobacterium indologenes DNA includes these proteins:
- a CDS encoding pentapeptide repeat-containing protein, whose product MKDAYILDQHFENTDFTQFPLEKGEYENCTFKNCNFEYGNLSGFSFTDCEFIGCNLSMAKLTSAVFREVSFLECKMLGLQFNDCNAFGLSFRFDGCVLNNSVFYQTSIKKTVFKNSKLIEVDFAECDISNAVLSSCDLSGAIFDNTNLEKADLRTSVNYSIDPALNRLKKAKFSLSEVYGLLYKLDIEIDRNS is encoded by the coding sequence ATGAAAGACGCTTATATCTTAGATCAACATTTTGAGAATACAGATTTTACTCAATTTCCATTGGAAAAAGGAGAGTATGAGAACTGTACTTTTAAGAACTGCAATTTTGAATATGGAAATCTATCCGGATTTAGCTTTACCGATTGTGAGTTTATTGGATGCAACCTCAGCATGGCAAAACTTACATCAGCAGTTTTTCGGGAGGTGTCTTTCCTGGAATGTAAAATGCTTGGGCTTCAATTTAACGATTGTAATGCCTTTGGTTTGTCTTTTAGGTTTGATGGTTGTGTACTTAATAACTCTGTTTTTTATCAGACCTCTATAAAGAAAACTGTTTTCAAAAACTCTAAACTGATTGAGGTCGATTTTGCAGAATGTGATATATCGAATGCTGTTCTTAGTAGCTGTGATCTGTCGGGAGCTATTTTCGACAATACTAACCTTGAAAAGGCAGATTTGAGAACTTCTGTTAACTATTCCATAGATCCTGCCTTAAATAGGCTTAAAAAGGCTAAATTTTCGCTTTCCGAAGTCTATGGGCTCCTGTATAAGTTGGATATTGAAATAGACAGAAATAGTTAG
- a CDS encoding C40 family peptidase, with protein sequence MKKRVLFYLVALVTTVSLQSCATNYVVSKPATYSKEYKTDAKLASIDNKKMEQDKQKLIDSFLAEKAASIANAKKAVKNSEIAKAIKHNKTIDGILEEAETYLGTPYRYGGTTRRGIDCSAFVLSVFGAAAGLTLPRVAASQAQEGERVEKGELQKGDLIFFSHGRRISHVGIVESVTEEGEIKFIHAATSKGVMVSSLNDSYWGPKFRFAKRVINAEGEAYNNLASTTQATSANF encoded by the coding sequence ATGAAGAAAAGAGTTTTGTTTTATTTAGTTGCTTTAGTTACCACAGTATCATTGCAATCGTGTGCTACCAATTATGTAGTATCAAAACCAGCAACTTACAGTAAAGAATACAAAACAGATGCCAAACTAGCTTCTATTGATAACAAAAAAATGGAGCAGGATAAGCAGAAATTGATAGACTCTTTCCTTGCTGAAAAGGCTGCATCTATAGCAAATGCTAAAAAAGCTGTTAAAAATTCTGAGATTGCAAAAGCAATCAAACATAATAAAACCATTGACGGTATCCTTGAAGAAGCTGAAACATACCTTGGAACTCCTTACAGATATGGAGGAACTACAAGAAGAGGTATTGATTGTTCAGCTTTCGTTCTTTCTGTTTTCGGGGCTGCAGCAGGTCTTACTTTACCAAGAGTAGCGGCTTCTCAGGCTCAGGAAGGCGAAAGGGTTGAAAAAGGAGAATTACAGAAAGGAGACCTAATCTTCTTTTCTCATGGAAGAAGAATTTCTCACGTAGGTATTGTAGAAAGTGTTACTGAAGAAGGTGAGATCAAATTTATCCACGCAGCAACATCTAAAGGAGTAATGGTTTCTTCATTGAATGATTCTTATTGGGGACCTAAGTTCAGATTCGCAAAAAGAGTAATCAATGCAGAAGGGGAAGCTTACAACAATTTAGCTTCTACTACTCAAGCTACATCAGCAAATTTTTAA
- a CDS encoding glutamine synthetase III, with the protein MSTLRFKALETLPFKDFRKDNSVEIPAKLSELFCKNVFSEETMREYLTKEAFSSIMDAIKKGTKIQRHIADQVAVAMKDWAMSKGVTHYTHWFQPLTGTTAEKHDSFFTPIEGGRAIERFSGNMLIQQEPDASSFPNGGIRNTFEARGYTAWDPTSPAFIMGTTLCIPSIFISYTGETLDYKAPLLRALNAVDEAATNVMQYFDKNVTKVTPTLGWEQEYFLVDSALYQSRPDLVLTGKTLLGHSPAKGQQLDDHYFGSIPTRVMNFMKELEIECMKLGIPATTRHNEVAPNQFELAPMFEEVNVAVDHNSLLMDIMARVAHKHHFHILFHEKPFAGVNGSGKHNNWSLATDTGENLLSPGKNPKKNLQFLTFFVNTIKAVHEYADLLRASIASASNDHRLGANEAPPAIISVFIGSQLFSVLEELEKVTNGKLSPEEKTELKLNVVGKIPEILLDNTDRNRTSPFAFTGNKFEIRAVGSSANCAESMTVMNTIAAKQLNDFKKEVDTLIEGGLKKDEAIFNVLREYIKQSKNIMFEGDGYSDDWAKEAKKRGLNNLKTTPEALKQEMDKKFLDLYEEMGIFNHREVEARNEIKLEKYSTVIDIEARVLSDIARNHIIPSALNYQNRLIENVKGLKDIFGDKEFKPLAKEQMSLITSISENVSKIKLGVEELIKAREAAKSISDSQKQAEAYCNKVKPLFDGIREASDNLEMMVDDELWPMTKYREMLFTK; encoded by the coding sequence ATGTCAACCTTAAGATTCAAAGCATTAGAAACCCTTCCATTTAAGGATTTCAGAAAAGACAACTCTGTTGAAATCCCTGCGAAATTATCGGAATTATTCTGTAAAAATGTTTTCTCAGAAGAAACAATGAGAGAATATTTAACAAAAGAAGCATTCAGCTCTATTATGGATGCTATTAAAAAAGGAACAAAAATCCAGAGACATATCGCAGATCAGGTAGCGGTAGCTATGAAAGATTGGGCAATGAGCAAAGGAGTAACACACTATACTCACTGGTTTCAACCTTTGACAGGTACCACTGCTGAAAAGCATGATTCATTCTTTACTCCTATTGAAGGAGGCAGAGCGATCGAAAGATTCAGCGGAAATATGCTAATCCAACAGGAGCCGGATGCCTCTTCTTTCCCGAATGGAGGGATCAGAAACACTTTTGAAGCTAGAGGATATACTGCATGGGATCCTACATCTCCTGCATTCATTATGGGCACCACATTATGTATTCCATCTATCTTCATTTCTTATACTGGAGAAACGTTGGATTACAAAGCTCCTTTATTAAGAGCTTTGAATGCTGTGGATGAAGCTGCAACAAACGTTATGCAGTATTTTGATAAAAATGTAACTAAAGTAACTCCTACATTAGGTTGGGAGCAAGAATATTTCCTTGTTGATTCTGCGTTATACCAATCACGTCCGGATCTTGTATTAACAGGAAAAACATTATTGGGACACTCTCCTGCAAAAGGACAACAGTTAGATGACCACTACTTCGGTTCTATCCCAACAAGGGTAATGAATTTCATGAAAGAATTGGAAATCGAGTGTATGAAGCTGGGAATCCCTGCAACAACAAGACACAACGAGGTAGCTCCCAACCAATTCGAGCTTGCTCCGATGTTTGAAGAAGTAAACGTTGCTGTAGACCACAACTCTTTATTGATGGATATCATGGCAAGAGTTGCTCACAAACACCATTTCCACATCCTATTCCACGAAAAGCCATTCGCAGGAGTAAACGGAAGCGGAAAGCACAACAACTGGTCTTTAGCTACTGATACAGGTGAAAACCTTTTAAGCCCAGGAAAAAACCCTAAGAAAAACTTACAGTTCTTAACATTCTTCGTAAATACTATTAAGGCTGTTCACGAATATGCTGACCTTTTAAGAGCAAGTATCGCTTCCGCTAGTAATGACCACAGATTAGGAGCTAACGAAGCACCTCCCGCAATTATTTCCGTATTCATCGGAAGCCAGTTATTCAGCGTTTTAGAAGAACTGGAAAAGGTAACCAACGGAAAATTGTCTCCTGAAGAAAAAACAGAATTAAAATTAAATGTAGTTGGAAAAATTCCTGAAATTCTATTAGACAATACCGATAGAAACAGAACTTCTCCATTTGCCTTTACAGGAAATAAATTTGAAATCAGAGCCGTAGGGTCATCTGCAAACTGTGCAGAATCTATGACCGTAATGAATACGATTGCGGCAAAACAGCTTAATGATTTCAAAAAAGAAGTTGACACTCTTATTGAAGGAGGTTTAAAGAAAGATGAAGCGATCTTTAATGTATTAAGAGAATACATCAAGCAATCTAAGAATATTATGTTTGAAGGAGACGGATATTCTGATGATTGGGCTAAAGAAGCTAAAAAAAGAGGATTAAATAACCTTAAAACCACTCCGGAAGCCCTTAAGCAGGAAATGGATAAAAAATTCCTTGATCTTTATGAGGAAATGGGAATTTTTAACCACAGAGAGGTGGAAGCAAGAAACGAAATCAAACTGGAGAAATATTCTACCGTTATTGATATTGAAGCAAGAGTGTTAAGTGATATCGCAAGAAACCACATCATTCCTTCAGCTTTAAATTATCAGAACAGATTAATTGAGAACGTTAAAGGTCTTAAGGATATCTTCGGAGATAAAGAATTTAAGCCGTTGGCAAAAGAACAGATGAGTCTTATCACCAGCATTTCTGAAAATGTTTCTAAAATCAAATTAGGTGTTGAAGAGCTTATCAAAGCCAGAGAAGCGGCAAAAAGTATATCAGACAGCCAAAAACAGGCGGAAGCATACTGTAACAAAGTAAAACCTTTATTTGACGGTATCAGAGAAGCATCTGACAACCTTGAAATGATGGTTGATGATGAGCTTTGGCCAATGACAAAATACAGAGAGATGTTGTTCACAAAATAA
- a CDS encoding DUF6909 family protein has product MTNSRARETTEAIERLYISMRHLFYRGFFKPGGVSGESIRSLLKTINPEIYGTMNIPSKVELDGLMYVLDRLPEGIEECAFIHLTSDEGFDKGSFEPIVPKKRRRNCYRIDEHQMNIEVLLGRSEIYDILTHLTFLFIEADKIRNLAFIQDENWKPTRAFKIIEEVVKGEKKFSRKEKEVALIHLSSLIGRSFDETLRAYNTFGDDNNPDRLFKIIYNLGKVSLEDAKGSREREIHFSAILKERVGHHYFGEKWANKVKEVLFENNLHNRPLHIISANMHSVKNMLYANDALKKKHNNEVDYKLYEEISNKKELRDKVLKFAMDEGMIHIADKSGSNIDVQIIDLSKMNLKNTPFADTKFSGDDVVMVFDYAFGEQAFEVMDELLKPYEYKGEVYMMHVKSVSIMGKAGILTGEKGDIMIPTSHIFEGTADNYPFENALKLDDFKDDELKAFEGPMITVLGTSLQNKDILSYFMNTSWRAIGLEMEGAHYQKAIQVASKIRHHISPDLFVCYAYYASDNPLETGSTLSSGGLGLTGVKPTYLITLRILEKILTSGKKEVSAKK; this is encoded by the coding sequence ATGACAAATTCTAGAGCAAGAGAAACAACAGAGGCAATTGAAAGGTTATATATCTCTATGAGACATTTATTTTATAGAGGATTTTTCAAGCCGGGAGGTGTTTCAGGAGAAAGTATCAGAAGTTTGTTGAAAACCATCAATCCGGAAATTTACGGAACCATGAATATTCCAAGCAAAGTGGAATTGGACGGGTTGATGTATGTTTTAGACAGGCTTCCTGAAGGGATTGAGGAGTGTGCTTTTATTCATCTTACATCTGATGAAGGGTTTGATAAAGGAAGTTTCGAACCTATTGTTCCCAAGAAAAGAAGAAGAAACTGTTATAGAATAGACGAACACCAGATGAATATTGAGGTTCTTTTGGGCCGTTCCGAAATTTATGACATTCTTACCCACCTTACCTTCCTCTTTATAGAAGCTGATAAAATCCGTAATCTGGCATTCATTCAGGATGAAAACTGGAAACCTACACGCGCCTTCAAAATTATTGAAGAAGTAGTGAAGGGTGAGAAAAAATTCAGCAGAAAAGAAAAAGAAGTGGCACTGATCCACCTTTCTTCTTTAATAGGAAGATCTTTTGATGAAACATTAAGAGCTTACAATACTTTCGGGGATGATAATAATCCTGATCGTTTGTTTAAAATCATCTATAACTTAGGAAAAGTTAGTCTTGAGGATGCAAAAGGGTCCAGAGAAAGAGAAATTCATTTCAGTGCTATCTTAAAGGAAAGAGTAGGCCATCATTATTTTGGTGAGAAATGGGCGAATAAAGTGAAGGAAGTTTTATTTGAAAACAATCTTCATAACCGTCCGCTGCATATCATTTCAGCAAACATGCACTCTGTGAAAAATATGCTGTATGCGAATGATGCTCTTAAAAAGAAGCACAATAATGAGGTAGATTATAAACTGTACGAAGAGATTTCCAATAAAAAAGAGCTTCGTGACAAGGTGTTAAAATTTGCCATGGATGAGGGGATGATTCATATTGCTGATAAAAGTGGAAGTAATATTGATGTACAGATCATTGATCTTAGCAAAATGAATCTGAAAAATACTCCATTTGCTGATACTAAATTTTCGGGTGATGATGTAGTAATGGTATTTGACTATGCTTTCGGAGAACAGGCTTTTGAAGTAATGGATGAATTGCTGAAGCCTTACGAGTATAAAGGAGAGGTATACATGATGCATGTAAAATCTGTTTCCATTATGGGGAAAGCAGGAATTCTTACCGGAGAAAAAGGAGATATTATGATCCCAACGTCTCACATCTTTGAAGGAACAGCTGATAACTATCCTTTTGAAAATGCATTGAAGCTGGATGATTTTAAAGATGATGAACTGAAGGCTTTTGAAGGTCCGATGATTACGGTTTTAGGAACCTCTCTTCAGAATAAGGATATTTTATCCTACTTTATGAATACTTCATGGAGAGCGATTGGTCTTGAAATGGAAGGGGCTCACTATCAGAAAGCGATTCAGGTAGCTTCTAAAATCAGGCATCATATTTCACCGGATCTGTTCGTTTGCTATGCCTATTATGCTTCGGATAATCCATTGGAAACAGGAAGTACATTATCTTCAGGAGGATTAGGACTTACGGGAGTAAAACCAACGTATCTGATTACTTTAAGAATCCTTGAAAAGATCTTAACAAGCGGAAAGAAAGAAGTTTCTGCTAAGAAATAG
- a CDS encoding DUF1572 domain-containing protein: MSSVSQLAKRFREVMLDGLWIANTNYKHQLSDVSWEKAVTKVGSLNTIAMLTFHIDYYIAGIIPVFEGGMLEIKDQYSFGLLPIESQEQWENLLNKLWIDSEKFAELLEKMQDSKLGEVFVDEKYGTYQRNIDGMIEHAYYHLGQITLIKKLLKDQSMDSVENNTSDQL, encoded by the coding sequence ATGAGCTCAGTATCACAATTAGCCAAAAGATTCAGGGAAGTAATGCTTGACGGCCTTTGGATAGCCAATACGAATTATAAACATCAGCTTTCTGATGTCAGTTGGGAGAAGGCTGTAACCAAGGTGGGGTCTTTAAACACCATTGCCATGCTCACTTTTCATATTGACTATTATATTGCCGGAATAATCCCTGTTTTTGAAGGTGGAATGCTGGAAATTAAAGACCAATACAGTTTTGGTCTTTTACCCATAGAATCTCAGGAACAATGGGAAAACCTGTTGAATAAACTGTGGATAGATTCTGAAAAGTTTGCAGAACTATTAGAAAAAATGCAGGATTCAAAGCTTGGTGAGGTGTTTGTAGATGAAAAATACGGAACCTATCAAAGAAATATTGACGGGATGATTGAGCATGCATATTATCATCTGGGGCAGATTACTCTCATAAAAAAACTATTGAAAGATCAATCAATGGATTCGGTTGAAAATAATACCTCTGATCAACTCTGA
- a CDS encoding M1 family metallopeptidase: MRKSAAIIFAFIISQFQAQQGPYYQQAAKYKMDIDVNAEKFTYQGKQTLEYTNNSPDELNVVYFHLYWNAFKPNSMMDQRVSSQGKNGDGRLQKNGISTLSTIPKDQEGAQNIHWIKQNGKDLKFEVQETIMKVYLAEPIKPNSTTTFTMDWDAVIPQQIRRSGRNNREGVDMTMTQWYPKIAEYDYDGWATFDYLGREFHAPFSDFDVTIKINKDYVVGAGGILENPTEVKGYDTAAKIKAEKDKKATWKWTAKNILDFAWSADRDYSVESFNVPEGPKVYLVYQKNDKTKAWGEAQPYITKYFQIMNSHFGKYVYPTYAFIQGGDGGMEYGMCTMILGEAKNIKDLMGLMAHEGAHSWYQQMLATNESVRPWMDEGFTSYAEGYTMYQLFPEQLPNPFIERLDSYRNFIKKGIEEPAVWLGDHHDNGTSYTYASYVKGELYLVQLGYIMGEQNLTETLKQYYDQWSMKHPSDRDFLHIAQKVSGMDLKWFHNYWINTTKTIDYGVKDVKYDAKSTTITLINNGQVPMPIDFSIMTVDKKIVTYQIPLNMTHTWKEKDAYGEFKTMPYWPWTQKEYTITVPYTKSQLSVLGIDFSQRMADVNMADNFVEVK; this comes from the coding sequence ATGAGAAAATCGGCTGCAATCATTTTTGCGTTTATCATTTCACAATTTCAGGCTCAGCAAGGGCCTTATTATCAGCAGGCTGCAAAGTACAAGATGGATATTGATGTGAATGCTGAAAAGTTTACTTATCAGGGAAAGCAAACCTTAGAATACACAAATAACTCACCGGATGAGCTTAATGTGGTATATTTCCACCTGTACTGGAATGCCTTTAAGCCTAATTCCATGATGGATCAAAGAGTGTCTTCCCAAGGGAAAAATGGTGACGGAAGGTTGCAGAAAAACGGAATATCAACATTGTCCACTATTCCGAAAGATCAGGAAGGAGCACAAAATATTCACTGGATCAAACAAAATGGTAAGGATCTGAAATTTGAAGTTCAGGAAACCATTATGAAAGTATATCTGGCAGAACCTATTAAGCCAAATTCCACTACAACCTTTACCATGGATTGGGATGCTGTGATTCCTCAGCAGATCAGAAGAAGTGGAAGAAATAACAGAGAAGGGGTAGATATGACGATGACGCAATGGTATCCTAAAATTGCCGAGTATGATTATGATGGCTGGGCAACTTTTGATTATCTGGGAAGAGAATTCCATGCGCCGTTCTCCGATTTTGATGTTACCATTAAAATTAACAAAGATTATGTAGTAGGAGCTGGGGGAATTCTTGAGAACCCAACAGAAGTAAAAGGATATGATACTGCTGCTAAGATCAAGGCAGAAAAAGATAAAAAAGCAACCTGGAAATGGACGGCAAAAAATATCCTTGATTTTGCCTGGAGTGCAGACAGGGATTATTCTGTAGAAAGTTTTAATGTTCCGGAAGGACCAAAAGTATATTTAGTCTATCAGAAAAATGATAAAACTAAAGCTTGGGGAGAGGCACAGCCTTATATTACCAAGTATTTCCAGATTATGAATTCTCATTTTGGAAAATATGTGTATCCTACTTATGCCTTTATTCAAGGAGGAGATGGAGGAATGGAGTACGGGATGTGTACGATGATTCTTGGAGAGGCTAAAAATATTAAAGACTTAATGGGACTGATGGCTCACGAGGGTGCTCACTCTTGGTATCAGCAAATGCTTGCTACTAACGAATCTGTCCGTCCATGGATGGATGAAGGTTTTACAAGTTATGCGGAAGGTTATACGATGTACCAGCTGTTTCCTGAACAATTACCTAATCCATTTATAGAAAGGCTGGATTCTTATAGAAACTTTATTAAAAAGGGAATTGAAGAGCCTGCAGTTTGGCTGGGAGATCACCATGATAACGGAACCTCTTATACGTATGCTTCTTATGTAAAAGGAGAGTTGTACTTGGTGCAGCTAGGCTATATTATGGGAGAGCAGAATCTTACAGAAACTTTAAAGCAGTATTATGATCAATGGAGTATGAAACACCCGTCAGATAGGGATTTCCTTCACATTGCTCAAAAGGTTTCGGGAATGGATTTAAAATGGTTTCACAATTACTGGATCAATACCACTAAAACGATTGATTATGGAGTTAAGGATGTAAAGTATGATGCAAAATCTACAACAATTACCCTTATCAATAACGGTCAGGTTCCCATGCCGATTGACTTTAGTATAATGACTGTGGATAAGAAGATTGTTACTTACCAGATTCCATTGAATATGACGCATACATGGAAGGAAAAGGATGCTTATGGTGAATTCAAGACGATGCCTTACTGGCCTTGGACCCAGAAAGAGTATACAATTACGGTTCCTTATACAAAATCTCAATTGTCTGTATTGGGAATTGATTTCAGTCAGCGAATGGCAGATGTGAATATGGCGGATAACTTTGTAGAGGTAAAATAA
- a CDS encoding type III pantothenate kinase, with protein sequence MNSIVINVGNSNIRFGLFNGDNCDISWVINTKPYRTADELYVQMLMLYQTYKVEPKEIEKVIIGSVVPQLTKVMSSGIKKIHGITPVIVDRTTASGVQAKSKQMGTDIYANLVAAHNLYPNRKKIVIDFGTALTASCVAETGETLGVIIAPGIVTSLNSLISQTAQLPEIELKKPKSVLGLDTVTCMQSGMVYGFLGMVEGFIDRINEEVNDECFVVATGGVSHVYKPLTDKIHVMDRLHTLKGLYFLGKDL encoded by the coding sequence ATGAATTCAATTGTAATCAACGTAGGGAACAGCAATATCAGATTCGGCCTTTTTAATGGTGATAATTGTGATATTTCATGGGTAATCAATACAAAACCCTACAGAACGGCAGATGAGCTTTATGTACAGATGCTGATGCTTTATCAGACATATAAAGTTGAACCAAAAGAAATAGAAAAAGTAATCATAGGATCGGTAGTCCCTCAGCTTACCAAGGTAATGAGTTCAGGAATCAAAAAAATCCATGGCATTACTCCGGTAATCGTTGACCGAACGACCGCGTCAGGGGTGCAGGCAAAGTCAAAGCAGATGGGGACGGATATTTATGCCAATCTTGTGGCTGCTCATAATCTTTATCCAAACAGAAAAAAGATTGTTATTGACTTTGGTACGGCGCTTACGGCAAGCTGTGTAGCTGAAACGGGTGAAACACTTGGGGTAATTATAGCTCCGGGAATTGTAACGTCTTTAAACTCTTTAATCAGCCAGACGGCTCAGCTTCCTGAAATTGAATTGAAGAAACCTAAATCAGTACTTGGATTAGATACGGTAACCTGCATGCAGAGTGGAATGGTATACGGTTTCCTTGGAATGGTGGAAGGTTTCATTGATCGTATTAATGAAGAGGTAAATGATGAGTGTTTTGTGGTCGCTACTGGTGGAGTTTCTCACGTGTATAAGCCATTAACAGACAAAATCCATGTAATGGATAGACTGCATACCTTGAAAGGGCTTTATTTCCTGGGAAAAGATCTATAG
- a CDS encoding GNAT family N-acetyltransferase: MTELKEFPRIETERLILSQLEEKDIPFIVEFLKHRIYSDLTSNIPYPYTESDAKLWVKMSKEAFEGKTGFTFGIRNKEGELIGAIGLHDRDDDKAELGYWIGIPYWNKGYVTEAAKAIVDLGFRDLGLNKIYATHFLHNPASGKIMEKIGMEQEAILKQHAKKDDEYFDLAMYSIFKA; the protein is encoded by the coding sequence ATGACAGAATTAAAAGAATTTCCAAGAATAGAAACAGAAAGATTGATCCTCTCCCAATTGGAAGAGAAGGATATTCCTTTTATTGTTGAGTTTCTTAAGCATAGAATCTATTCAGATCTTACCTCTAATATTCCTTATCCTTATACGGAAAGTGATGCTAAACTTTGGGTGAAAATGTCAAAAGAAGCTTTTGAAGGTAAGACTGGTTTTACATTTGGAATCCGAAATAAAGAAGGAGAACTTATAGGTGCTATCGGTCTTCATGACAGAGATGATGATAAAGCAGAGTTAGGCTATTGGATAGGAATTCCTTACTGGAACAAAGGATACGTTACTGAAGCTGCTAAAGCTATTGTAGATTTAGGTTTCAGAGATTTAGGTTTAAATAAAATTTATGCAACTCATTTTCTTCACAACCCAGCTTCCGGAAAAATAATGGAGAAGATAGGAATGGAACAGGAGGCGATTTTAAAGCAGCATGCTAAGAAAGACGACGAATATTTTGACCTTGCGATGTATTCGATCTTTAAAGCGTAA
- a CDS encoding nucleoside deaminase — protein sequence MFTDEYYMKMALQEAETALEKDEVPIGCVVVSNNRVIARAHNLTETLNDVTAHAEMQAITAAANFLGGKYLKDCTLYVTMEPCVMCSGALSWSQISKVVIGARDEQRGFINKHLSLHPKTEVITGIMENECSIIVKDFFKNKR from the coding sequence ATGTTTACTGACGAATATTATATGAAAATGGCGCTGCAGGAAGCAGAGACCGCTTTGGAAAAGGATGAAGTTCCTATCGGATGTGTGGTAGTTTCCAACAACCGTGTTATTGCAAGAGCCCACAACCTCACCGAAACCTTAAACGATGTTACTGCCCATGCAGAAATGCAGGCTATAACCGCTGCTGCTAATTTTTTAGGGGGCAAATATTTAAAAGACTGCACCCTTTATGTTACTATGGAACCTTGTGTAATGTGCTCAGGAGCTCTTTCATGGTCACAGATTTCCAAAGTAGTTATTGGCGCCCGCGACGAACAGAGAGGCTTCATTAATAAGCACCTTTCACTACACCCGAAAACCGAAGTAATTACAGGGATCATGGAAAATGAGTGTTCTATCATTGTTAAAGACTTCTTCAAAAACAAAAGATAA
- a CDS encoding helix-turn-helix transcriptional regulator, whose amino-acid sequence MKKDFYLTRYALIIKRLESSPATYSQLEDYLLNSFEFQDAGIKSYSIRTLQRDIREISDLFNLSIHNKKKGDNRYYIESRPIMEVDEYNQKLLESFQVSNALNLHPDFSNFIFFESRKPTGIENFYDLFFAIRNRRVVTFEHYNYKNKLMTSRKVHPLALKESKDRWYLIAIDTKDKVLKSFGLDRINYLDVAKNQFREKYKYNFREHFKNAFGVMNLAEQKPQNIVLKCSRHQGEYIRSFPLHQSQKETKETPEDIYFEFFLHPTYDFMQEILSYGKEVTVLEPKGLVDDIRNHLQESLNRYLES is encoded by the coding sequence ATGAAGAAAGATTTTTATCTCACAAGATATGCCTTAATTATAAAAAGATTAGAAAGTTCACCGGCTACCTATTCTCAGCTAGAGGACTATCTTTTAAACTCTTTTGAATTCCAGGATGCCGGGATCAAAAGTTACTCTATCCGCACCCTGCAAAGAGATATCCGTGAGATATCCGATCTTTTCAACCTTTCCATTCACAATAAGAAAAAAGGGGATAACCGATACTATATAGAAAGCCGCCCGATTATGGAAGTGGATGAATACAACCAAAAACTACTGGAGTCCTTCCAGGTAAGTAATGCCCTGAATCTTCATCCTGATTTTTCCAACTTCATTTTCTTTGAAAGCCGTAAACCAACCGGTATAGAAAATTTTTACGACCTGTTCTTTGCCATTCGTAACAGAAGAGTGGTAACCTTTGAACACTACAATTACAAAAACAAACTGATGACCTCTCGAAAGGTTCACCCTCTGGCTTTAAAAGAATCCAAAGACAGATGGTATCTCATTGCTATTGATACTAAGGATAAAGTTTTAAAATCATTTGGATTAGATCGAATCAATTATCTGGATGTTGCTAAAAATCAGTTCAGAGAAAAGTATAAATACAACTTCAGAGAGCATTTTAAAAACGCTTTCGGAGTGATGAATCTGGCAGAGCAGAAACCACAGAACATTGTATTGAAATGCAGCCGTCATCAGGGAGAATACATCAGAAGTTTTCCTCTTCACCAGTCGCAGAAAGAAACAAAAGAAACTCCGGAAGATATCTATTTTGAATTTTTCCTTCACCCTACCTACGACTTTATGCAGGAGATTTTATCCTATGGAAAAGAAGTAACGGTCTTAGAGCCGAAAGGCTTAGTTGATGACATCCGTAACCATCTTCAGGAATCTCTAAACCGCTATCTGGAAAGTTAA